The following are encoded together in the Bradyrhizobium sp. CCGUVB1N3 genome:
- a CDS encoding replication-associated recombination protein A: MSAKRPQETPTLFAAAGLDHDAPHPLPDRLRPRALSEVVGQDHILGPDGALTRMLETRTLGSLVFWGPPGTGKTTVARLLADATDLHFEQISAVFSGVADLKKAFDAARARREMGKGTLLFVDEVHRFNRAQQDSFLPVMEDGTVVMVGATTENPSFELNAALLSRARVLVFHSLDAAAIEKLFAHAEAVEGKKLPLDAEARSALARMADGDGRAALTLVEEVWRSARAGEIFTAAQLQDILQRRAPIYDKSADGHYNLISALHKSVRGSDPDAALYYLARMLDAGEDPLFLARRVVRMAVEDIGLADPQALVIANAAKDAFDFLGHPEGELAIAQAVVYLATAPKSNAVYTAFGAAMQAAKQAGSLLPPKHILNAPTGLMKSEGYGAAYEYDHDAPDAFSGQDYFPEAMGRQTFYDPPERGFEREIRKRLDYWAKLRKERGGK; this comes from the coding sequence ATGAGCGCGAAGCGACCACAGGAGACGCCAACGCTCTTTGCCGCGGCGGGGCTCGATCACGATGCCCCGCATCCGCTGCCGGACCGCCTGCGCCCGCGCGCGCTGTCGGAGGTTGTCGGCCAGGACCACATTCTCGGCCCCGACGGCGCGCTGACGCGTATGCTGGAGACGCGCACGCTCGGCTCGCTGGTGTTCTGGGGACCGCCCGGCACCGGCAAGACCACCGTGGCGCGGCTGCTCGCGGATGCGACCGACCTGCATTTCGAGCAGATTTCCGCGGTGTTCTCCGGCGTCGCCGACCTGAAAAAGGCTTTCGATGCCGCGCGCGCCCGCCGCGAGATGGGCAAGGGTACGCTGCTGTTCGTCGACGAGGTGCACCGCTTCAACCGCGCGCAGCAGGATTCCTTCCTGCCGGTGATGGAAGACGGCACGGTGGTGATGGTCGGCGCCACCACCGAAAATCCGTCCTTCGAGCTCAACGCGGCGTTGCTCTCGCGCGCACGCGTGCTGGTGTTCCATTCGCTCGACGCCGCCGCGATTGAAAAACTGTTCGCGCATGCCGAGGCGGTCGAGGGCAAGAAGCTGCCGCTGGATGCGGAGGCGCGTTCTGCGCTCGCACGCATGGCAGATGGCGATGGTCGCGCCGCATTGACGCTGGTCGAGGAAGTCTGGCGCTCGGCGCGGGCCGGCGAGATCTTCACCGCCGCGCAATTGCAGGACATTTTGCAGCGCCGTGCGCCGATCTACGACAAGTCCGCCGACGGCCACTACAATTTGATCTCGGCCTTGCATAAATCCGTGCGCGGCTCAGATCCCGATGCCGCGCTCTATTATCTGGCGCGCATGCTGGACGCCGGCGAGGACCCGCTGTTCCTGGCGCGGCGTGTGGTGCGGATGGCGGTCGAGGACATCGGCCTTGCCGATCCGCAGGCGCTCGTCATTGCGAATGCAGCGAAGGACGCCTTCGATTTTCTCGGCCATCCCGAGGGCGAGCTCGCGATCGCCCAGGCCGTCGTCTATCTCGCCACCGCGCCGAAATCGAACGCGGTCTACACCGCCTTCGGTGCGGCGATGCAGGCCGCAAAACAGGCCGGCTCGCTGCTGCCGCCGAAGCACATCCTCAACGCCCCGACCGGTTTGATGAAGTCGGAAGGCTATGGCGCAGCTTACGAATACGACCACGACGCGCCCGACGCCTTCTCCGGCCAGGACTACTTTCCGGAAGCCATGGGACGCCAGACCTTCTACGACCCGCCCGAGCGCGGCTTTGAGCGGGAGATCAGGAAGCGGCTGGACTATTGGGCGAAGCTGCGGAAGGAGCGGGGCGGGAAATAG
- a CDS encoding DegQ family serine endoprotease, producing the protein MFRLIRATVIAASCVTLLGSLDPAVAQDRRVPSSPAELKLSYAPIVQRVQPAVVNVYAAKVVQNRNPLLDDPIFRRFFGVPGQQPEQMQRSLGSGVIVDPSGLVVTNVHVIEGADQVKVSLSDKREFEAEILLKDSRTDLAVLRLKDAKEKFPTLDFTNSDELMVGDVVLAIGNPFGVGQTVTHGIISALARTQVGITDYQFFIQTDAAINPGNSGGALVDMNGKLAGINTAIYSRSGGSQGIGFAIPANMVRVVVASAKSGGKAVKRPWLGARLQTVTPDIAESLGLRAPTGALVASVVPNGPAAKAGLKSSDLIVAIDGQAIDDLNAFDYRLATRPLGGTAQLDVQRAGKPVKLTVQLETAPDTGRNEIVITARSPFQGAKVSIITPAVADELHLDADTEGVVITDIGDGTTAAGVGFQKGDIILSVNNQKIGQTSDLEKLAGASARLWRITLVRGGQQINVTLGG; encoded by the coding sequence ATGTTTCGATTGATCCGTGCCACTGTTATTGCCGCAAGCTGCGTGACCCTTCTGGGTAGTCTCGATCCCGCCGTCGCGCAGGACCGTCGCGTCCCGTCGTCTCCGGCGGAGCTCAAGCTGTCCTATGCGCCGATCGTGCAGCGGGTGCAGCCGGCCGTGGTCAACGTCTATGCCGCCAAGGTGGTACAGAACCGCAATCCGCTGCTTGATGACCCGATCTTCCGCCGCTTCTTCGGCGTGCCGGGCCAGCAGCCCGAGCAGATGCAGCGCTCGCTCGGCTCCGGCGTCATCGTCGATCCCTCGGGCCTCGTCGTCACCAACGTCCACGTCATCGAGGGCGCCGACCAGGTGAAGGTGTCGCTCTCGGACAAGCGGGAGTTCGAGGCCGAGATTCTGCTGAAGGATTCCCGCACTGATCTGGCGGTGCTGCGCCTGAAGGACGCCAAGGAGAAATTCCCGACCCTCGACTTCACCAACTCGGATGAATTGATGGTCGGCGACGTCGTGCTGGCGATCGGCAACCCCTTCGGCGTCGGCCAGACCGTGACCCACGGCATCATCTCGGCACTCGCGCGCACGCAGGTCGGCATCACCGACTACCAGTTCTTCATCCAGACCGATGCGGCGATCAATCCCGGCAATTCCGGCGGTGCGCTGGTCGACATGAACGGCAAGCTCGCCGGTATCAACACGGCGATTTATTCGCGCTCCGGCGGCTCGCAGGGCATCGGCTTTGCGATCCCTGCCAACATGGTGCGCGTCGTCGTTGCCTCGGCCAAGAGCGGCGGCAAGGCGGTGAAGCGGCCGTGGCTCGGTGCGCGGCTCCAGACGGTGACGCCCGACATCGCGGAGAGTCTCGGCCTGCGCGCGCCGACCGGCGCGCTGGTCGCAAGCGTCGTGCCGAACGGGCCTGCGGCGAAAGCCGGCCTGAAATCCTCCGATCTGATCGTCGCGATCGACGGGCAGGCGATCGACGATCTCAATGCGTTCGACTACCGTCTCGCCACCCGTCCGCTCGGCGGTACCGCGCAGCTCGACGTGCAGCGCGCCGGCAAGCCGGTCAAGCTCACGGTGCAGCTCGAGACTGCTCCTGACACCGGCCGCAATGAGATCGTGATCACCGCGCGCTCGCCGTTCCAGGGCGCTAAAGTCTCGATCATCACGCCGGCGGTTGCCGACGAATTGCATCTCGATGCCGACACCGAAGGCGTCGTGATCACCGACATCGGCGACGGCACCACGGCCGCCGGCGTCGGCTTCCAGAAGGGCGACATCATCCTCTCGGTCAACAACCAGAAGATCGGCCAGACCAGCGATCTGGAGAAGCTGGCGGGCGCCTCCGCGCGGCTCTGGCGCATCACGCTGGTGCGCGGCGGCCAGCAGATCAACGTCACACTCGGCGGATGA
- a CDS encoding OprO/OprP family phosphate-selective porin has product MSRTRFTSVALGLAGALVASQGHAQSANSSEQEIALLKQQLKLLEQKLDKLQSQTAANTAATAKAKAEAKAEAKAEARSEAKAAVASANAAIPVKGPVAPSGVVVTMPNNRPTICTADEQNCVAITSRVHWDVGGYDYRPNTAATVPQKLDSGENLRRARIGVVGKFFGDWNYALIYDFGGTSDGFGGAAAGSLPGGALSGVENAYLSYTGLKPFGGKMAIEAGIMDLPYTLDEATSSNDILFMERASSGVIATNIAAGDFRSAVGARWWNDVLWAGAYVTGPATGAIHSASSVSPNGTTEQYGAVARVAGQVVSGRDYSLHLGADAEWLIQPSRNLVTSAQTLTLSDRPELRIDPTVLATTGAIANASGAQVYSVEAAATYGPLILQGEYFWFNVDRSANTGLPPFGAPSLRFQGGYAQAGYVLTGETHPYNPASASYGGIKPAHPFSLDGGGWGAWEIAGRYSTIDLNNQLGTTTGIAGGRQNVYTLALNWYVNGNVRFMLDYLHGTVSRQASPVSTADVGSKFDAIAMRTQVAF; this is encoded by the coding sequence GTGAGCAGGACAAGATTCACAAGCGTCGCGCTCGGCCTCGCCGGTGCGCTCGTGGCCTCGCAAGGCCATGCCCAATCGGCAAACAGCAGCGAACAGGAGATTGCGCTTCTGAAGCAGCAATTGAAGCTGCTCGAGCAGAAGCTCGACAAGCTGCAAAGTCAGACCGCCGCGAACACGGCGGCCACGGCGAAGGCCAAGGCCGAAGCGAAGGCCGAGGCCAAGGCAGAAGCGAGGTCGGAGGCGAAGGCCGCGGTCGCCAGCGCCAACGCCGCCATTCCGGTCAAGGGTCCGGTGGCCCCGTCCGGTGTCGTCGTGACCATGCCGAACAACCGGCCGACGATTTGCACCGCGGACGAACAGAACTGCGTCGCGATCACGAGCCGGGTGCACTGGGACGTCGGCGGGTACGACTACCGTCCCAACACCGCAGCGACGGTGCCGCAGAAGCTCGACAGCGGAGAAAATCTCCGACGCGCGCGCATCGGCGTCGTTGGCAAATTCTTCGGTGACTGGAATTATGCGCTCATCTACGACTTCGGCGGCACCTCCGACGGCTTCGGCGGCGCGGCGGCTGGATCACTTCCGGGGGGCGCCCTCTCCGGCGTCGAGAACGCCTATCTGAGCTACACGGGATTGAAGCCGTTCGGCGGCAAGATGGCGATCGAGGCCGGCATCATGGACCTGCCCTACACGCTCGATGAGGCCACCAGTTCCAATGACATCTTGTTCATGGAGCGCGCCTCGTCCGGCGTCATCGCAACCAACATCGCCGCCGGCGACTTCCGCTCCGCCGTCGGCGCGCGTTGGTGGAACGACGTGCTCTGGGCGGGAGCTTACGTCACCGGTCCGGCAACGGGCGCCATCCATTCGGCGTCCAGCGTCTCGCCGAACGGCACGACCGAACAATATGGCGCGGTCGCGCGTGTCGCTGGTCAGGTCGTCAGCGGAAGGGATTACTCGCTGCATCTCGGTGCCGACGCCGAATGGCTGATCCAGCCGTCGCGCAATCTGGTGACGAGCGCGCAGACGCTCACGCTCAGCGATCGTCCGGAGCTGCGCATCGATCCGACGGTGCTGGCGACGACCGGCGCGATCGCCAACGCTTCCGGCGCACAGGTCTACAGCGTCGAAGCGGCGGCGACCTATGGACCACTGATCCTCCAGGGCGAGTACTTCTGGTTCAATGTCGATCGCAGCGCGAATACCGGCTTGCCGCCCTTCGGTGCGCCGAGCCTGAGATTCCAGGGCGGCTATGCCCAGGCCGGCTACGTGCTGACCGGCGAAACCCATCCCTACAATCCGGCGAGCGCCTCATACGGCGGCATCAAGCCGGCGCATCCGTTCTCGCTCGACGGCGGCGGCTGGGGTGCGTGGGAGATCGCCGGCCGTTACTCGACGATCGACCTCAACAACCAGTTGGGCACGACGACCGGCATCGCCGGCGGACGGCAGAACGTCTATACGCTCGCGCTCAACTGGTACGTCAATGGCAACGTCCGCTTCATGCTCGACTACCTGCATGGCACCGTGTCCAGGCAGGCCTCGCCTGTGTCCACGGCGGATGTCGGCTCGAAGTTCGACGCGATCGCCATGCGCACGCAGGTCGCGTTCTGA
- a CDS encoding DUF1330 domain-containing protein: MPAYVISEVEVRDAAAMEAYRTLAAKTIAQYGGRYLARGAAAEVVEGGPPPKTIIIVEFPSMARLREWYASAEYAEALKLRRIALERRLMFVEGVLPV, from the coding sequence ATGCCGGCCTATGTCATCTCCGAGGTCGAGGTCCGCGATGCGGCGGCCATGGAGGCCTATCGCACGCTTGCCGCGAAGACGATCGCGCAATATGGCGGCCGCTACCTCGCGCGGGGCGCCGCCGCCGAGGTCGTGGAGGGCGGACCTCCGCCGAAGACGATCATCATCGTCGAGTTTCCCTCGATGGCGCGCCTGCGCGAATGGTACGCCTCGGCCGAATATGCCGAGGCGCTGAAGCTGCGGAGGATCGCACTGGAGCGGCGGCTGATGTTTGTCGAGGGCGTGCTGCCTGTGTGA
- the rplQ gene encoding 50S ribosomal protein L17: protein MRHGKVHRKLNRTAEHRRAMFANMCAALIKHEQIVTTLPKAKELRPIVEKLVTLGKKGGLAMRRQAISEMRDKDQVKKLFDVLATRYKDRQGGYTRIIKAGFRYGDNAAMAVIEFVDRDVDAKGQDSGPSQAKEAEAA, encoded by the coding sequence ATGCGTCACGGCAAGGTTCATCGGAAGCTCAACCGCACTGCGGAGCATCGCCGCGCGATGTTCGCCAACATGTGTGCGGCGCTGATCAAGCACGAGCAGATCGTCACCACGCTGCCGAAGGCGAAGGAATTGCGCCCGATCGTCGAGAAGCTCGTCACCCTCGGCAAGAAGGGCGGGCTGGCCATGCGCCGCCAGGCGATCTCCGAGATGCGCGACAAGGACCAGGTCAAGAAGCTGTTCGACGTGTTGGCGACCCGCTACAAGGACCGCCAGGGCGGCTACACCCGCATCATCAAGGCCGGCTTCCGCTACGGCGACAACGCCGCGATGGCCGTGATCGAGTTCGTCGATCGCGACGTCGACGCCAAGGGCCAGGACTCCGGTCCGTCCCAGGCGAAGGAAGCCGAAGCGGCGTAA
- a CDS encoding DNA-directed RNA polymerase subunit alpha, protein MGETVTIQKNWQELIRPNKLQVSPGSDPARFATIVAEPLERGFGQTLGNALRRILLSSLQGAAVQSVHIDGVLHEFSSIAGVREDVTDIVLNIKDISIKMQGEGPKRMVVKKQGPGVVTAGDIQTVGDVVVLNPDLQICTLDEGAEIRMEFTVATGKGYVPAERNRPEDAPIGLIPVDSLYSPVRKVSYKVENTREGQILDYDKLTMTIETNGAITPDDSVAYAARILQDQLNVFVNFEEPRKEVAQEIIPDLAFNPAFLKKVDELELSVRSANCLKNDNIVYIGDLVQKSEAEMLRTPNFGRKSLNEIKEVLAQMGLHLGMEVPGWPPENIDELAKRFEDHY, encoded by the coding sequence ATGGGTGAAACAGTGACGATCCAGAAAAATTGGCAAGAACTGATTCGGCCGAACAAGCTCCAGGTGTCCCCCGGCAGCGACCCGGCCCGTTTTGCGACCATCGTTGCCGAACCGCTCGAGCGCGGTTTCGGCCAGACGCTCGGCAACGCCCTGCGCCGCATCCTGCTGTCCTCGCTCCAGGGCGCGGCCGTGCAGTCGGTGCACATCGACGGCGTGCTGCACGAGTTCTCCTCGATCGCGGGCGTCCGTGAGGACGTCACCGACATCGTGCTGAACATCAAGGACATCTCGATCAAGATGCAGGGCGAAGGCCCCAAGCGCATGGTCGTGAAGAAGCAGGGCCCTGGTGTCGTCACCGCCGGCGACATCCAGACCGTCGGCGACGTCGTCGTGCTCAATCCGGACCTGCAGATCTGCACGCTCGACGAGGGTGCCGAGATCCGCATGGAGTTCACGGTCGCAACCGGCAAGGGTTACGTGCCCGCCGAGCGCAACCGCCCCGAGGACGCGCCGATCGGCCTGATCCCGGTCGACAGCCTCTACTCGCCGGTCCGCAAGGTCTCCTACAAGGTCGAGAACACCCGCGAGGGCCAGATCCTCGACTACGACAAGCTGACCATGACGATCGAGACCAATGGCGCGATCACGCCGGATGACTCCGTGGCCTATGCTGCGCGTATCCTCCAGGATCAGCTCAACGTGTTCGTCAACTTCGAAGAGCCGCGCAAGGAAGTTGCCCAGGAGATCATCCCGGACCTCGCCTTCAACCCGGCCTTCCTCAAGAAGGTGGACGAGCTCGAGCTGTCGGTGCGTTCGGCCAACTGCCTGAAGAACGACAACATCGTCTACATCGGCGACCTCGTGCAGAAGAGCGAAGCGGAAATGCTTCGCACCCCGAACTTCGGCCGCAAGTCGCTGAACGAGATCAAGGAAGTGCTGGCCCAGATGGGTCTGCACCTCGGCATGGAAGTGCCGGGCTGGCCGCCGGAGAACATCGACGAGCTCGCCAAGCGCTTCGAGGATCACTACTAA
- the rpsK gene encoding 30S ribosomal protein S11, with protein MGKEATRVRRRERKNIASGVAHVNSSFNNTTITITDAQGNTIAWSSAGTMGFKGSRKSTPYAAQVAAEDVSKKAQEHGMRTLEVEVAGPGSGRESALRALQAAGFTVTSIRDVTTIPHNGCRPRKRRRV; from the coding sequence ATGGGCAAGGAAGCCACCCGCGTTCGCCGTCGTGAGCGCAAGAACATCGCCTCCGGCGTTGCGCACGTGAACTCGTCGTTCAACAACACGACGATCACCATCACCGATGCGCAGGGCAACACGATCGCCTGGTCGTCGGCGGGCACCATGGGTTTCAAGGGATCGCGCAAGTCGACCCCGTATGCAGCGCAGGTCGCTGCGGAGGACGTTTCCAAGAAGGCGCAGGAGCACGGCATGCGCACGCTGGAAGTCGAGGTCGCCGGTCCCGGTTCGGGCCGCGAGTCGGCGCTCCGCGCGTTGCAGGCTGCGGGCTTCACCGTCACCTCGATCCGCGACGTGACCACGATCCCGCACAATGGTTGCCGCCCGCGCAAGCGTCGGCGCGTTTGA
- the rpsM gene encoding 30S ribosomal protein S13 has protein sequence MARIAGVNIPTNKRVLIALQYIHGIGAKVAGEIMEKVKIPEDRRVNQLSDQEVLQIREVIDRDYLVEGDLRREVGINIKRLMDLGCYRGLRHRRGLPVRGQRTHTNARTRKGPAKAIAGKKK, from the coding sequence GTGGCCCGTATTGCCGGCGTAAACATTCCCACCAACAAGCGCGTGCTGATCGCGCTGCAGTACATCCATGGCATCGGCGCGAAGGTCGCCGGTGAGATCATGGAGAAGGTGAAGATCCCCGAGGATCGTCGCGTCAATCAGCTGAGCGACCAGGAAGTGCTCCAGATCCGCGAAGTGATCGACCGCGACTATCTCGTCGAGGGCGATCTGCGTCGCGAGGTCGGCATCAACATCAAGCGTCTGATGGACCTCGGCTGCTATCGCGGCCTGCGTCATCGTCGCGGTCTGCCGGTGCGCGGTCAGCGCACCCACACCAATGCGCGCACGCGTAAGGGGCCGGCCAAGGCGATCGCCGGCAAGAAGAAGTAA
- a CDS encoding adenylate kinase — protein sequence MRIILLGPPGSGKGTQALRLVERYGIVQLSTGEMLRAAVAAGTPVGLKAKEIMASGGLVPDDVVVGIIADRIELPDAKKGFILDGFPRTVPQAEALDELLKQRHLKLDGVIELRVNESALLDRVETRVAQMRERGEEVRVDDTPEVLSKRLASYRSQTEPLIHYYSERRKLSTIDGMMTIEEVTRAIHRLLLALGAVEPKTHARTAANPAPAKTGANKAKSAKKPAKKAAKAVKKAAKAPKKVAKKATKKATKKAAKKAAKKTAKKGPKKASKKVTKKRAKR from the coding sequence ATGAGAATTATCCTTCTGGGACCGCCGGGGTCGGGCAAGGGGACCCAGGCGCTACGGCTGGTCGAGCGCTATGGCATCGTGCAGCTTTCCACCGGTGAGATGCTTCGCGCTGCGGTTGCGGCGGGAACGCCGGTCGGGCTGAAGGCGAAGGAGATCATGGCGAGCGGCGGCCTCGTGCCCGACGATGTCGTGGTCGGAATCATCGCCGACCGGATCGAGCTGCCCGATGCCAAGAAGGGTTTCATCCTCGATGGCTTCCCGCGCACCGTGCCGCAGGCCGAGGCGCTGGACGAGCTGCTGAAGCAAAGGCACCTCAAGCTCGATGGGGTGATCGAGCTCAGGGTCAACGAGAGCGCGCTGCTCGATCGCGTCGAGACCCGCGTCGCCCAGATGCGGGAACGCGGCGAGGAGGTCCGGGTCGACGACACTCCGGAGGTCCTGTCCAAGCGGCTCGCCAGCTACCGCAGCCAGACGGAACCGCTGATTCACTATTACTCCGAGCGGCGCAAGCTCTCGACCATCGATGGCATGATGACCATCGAGGAGGTCACCCGCGCCATCCACCGCCTTCTCTTGGCGCTGGGGGCGGTCGAGCCCAAAACCCACGCCAGGACGGCAGCCAACCCGGCTCCCGCCAAGACGGGTGCCAACAAGGCCAAATCGGCCAAAAAGCCCGCGAAAAAGGCCGCCAAAGCGGTCAAGAAGGCCGCCAAAGCACCAAAGAAGGTAGCCAAGAAGGCTACTAAGAAAGCTACCAAGAAAGCTGCCAAGAAAGCGGCCAAAAAGACCGCCAAAAAGGGTCCGAAGAAGGCCTCAAAAAAGGTCACGAAAAAGCGAGCTAAGCGCTAG
- a CDS encoding preprotein translocase subunit SecY: protein MTQELARRIALTIGALLLFLLGTRVPVTGMWTSSGSLPPGAVARLSIFALGLIPYLSAAIVIRLLSVVWRGLSSLERSGEHGRRRIARHTLILTLAFATFQAYGIASAIQRIPEIAAGADGWFAVSATASMVGGVVLLIWLSEQITSHGVGNGLALILSVGILVDLPNDVAGIVDLVQRGAVSGNLVLAHMIFWVVVVVLIVFVEGARRNVRVEFSERRVGKRVLSPRAAVLPIKINNAGYLIPVTVAPWIFYLPLAFASFVFGASTPWVAAAYVHLQLGRPAHMILISIAVFVLALFYTAYVVDPEHAADSLAKHGGVIPGVAPGEPTADYLDRVVSLTTVVGAVYLTVLQLIPEAFVASGHALPYNMGGGAALVVVCTILDLQSQVRDLSLTDPGGERQ from the coding sequence ATGACACAGGAGCTTGCGCGCCGGATCGCACTCACGATTGGCGCGCTGCTCCTTTTCCTTCTCGGTACCCGCGTGCCTGTCACGGGCATGTGGACGTCGAGCGGTTCGCTGCCACCGGGCGCAGTGGCCCGTCTGTCGATCTTCGCTCTCGGTCTCATTCCCTATCTGAGCGCGGCGATCGTCATTCGATTGTTGTCGGTGGTGTGGCGAGGTCTCAGCTCGCTCGAACGGTCGGGCGAGCACGGCCGGCGTAGAATCGCCCGCCACACGCTGATTCTCACCTTGGCATTCGCCACGTTCCAGGCCTACGGCATCGCCTCCGCGATTCAGAGGATTCCGGAAATCGCCGCCGGCGCCGACGGCTGGTTCGCGGTTTCGGCTACCGCCTCGATGGTCGGTGGTGTGGTCCTGCTGATTTGGCTCAGCGAGCAGATCACGAGCCATGGAGTCGGTAACGGTCTCGCGCTGATTCTGAGCGTCGGCATTCTCGTCGATCTCCCGAACGACGTCGCCGGCATCGTAGACTTGGTGCAGCGTGGCGCGGTCTCCGGCAATCTCGTCCTGGCTCACATGATCTTCTGGGTCGTGGTGGTTGTCTTGATTGTCTTTGTCGAAGGCGCGCGGCGAAATGTCCGAGTCGAATTTTCCGAACGCCGCGTAGGGAAGCGTGTGCTGTCCCCGCGCGCGGCGGTCCTGCCGATCAAGATCAACAACGCCGGCTACCTGATACCCGTCACTGTAGCGCCCTGGATCTTCTATCTGCCGCTGGCATTTGCGAGTTTCGTCTTCGGCGCCAGTACGCCCTGGGTCGCGGCCGCCTATGTACATCTTCAGCTGGGCCGGCCCGCCCACATGATCCTGATCTCGATCGCCGTATTCGTGCTCGCGCTCTTCTACACAGCCTACGTCGTCGATCCCGAGCACGCCGCCGATTCGTTGGCCAAGCATGGCGGCGTCATTCCCGGCGTTGCGCCGGGCGAGCCCACAGCGGATTACCTCGATCGCGTGGTGTCGTTGACGACGGTGGTCGGAGCCGTCTACCTGACTGTGCTGCAGCTGATTCCGGAGGCCTTCGTGGCCTCTGGCCATGCGCTGCCGTATAATATGGGTGGTGGTGCGGCGCTGGTTGTGGTTTGCACTATTCTCGATCTTCAATCACAGGTGCGCGACCTATCGCTCACCGATCCGGGGGGCGAACGCCAATGA
- the secY gene encoding preprotein translocase subunit SecY, which produces MVSAAEQLAANLNFGALAKADELKKRIWFTLGALLVYRLGTYIPLPGIDPNIWEQVFRSQAGGILGMFNMFAGGGIHRMAIFALNIMPYISASIIIQLLTTVSPQLEALKKEGEAGRKTLNQYTRYLTVILAAFQSYGIAVGLEGAGNVVSDPGLFFRLSTAITLTGGTMFLMWLGEQVTSRGIGNGISLIILSGIVAELPSALANMLELGRQGAMSTGLILIVIIMAVAVIAFIVFMERAQRRLLIQYPKRQVGNKMFEGQSSHLPLKLNTSGVIPPIFASSLLLLPTTVANFNAGKGPEWFQWLTTQLGHGRPLFLIMYLALIVFFAFFYTAIVFNPTETADNLKKHGGFIPGIRPGERTAEYIDYVLSRITVIGAIYLAIVCLIPEILISYASVPFYFGGTSLLIVVSVTMDTVAQVQGYLLAHQYEGLIRKSKLRGRRR; this is translated from the coding sequence ATGGTCTCAGCAGCGGAACAACTGGCAGCCAATCTCAATTTCGGCGCGCTTGCCAAGGCCGACGAACTGAAGAAGCGCATCTGGTTCACCCTGGGTGCGCTGCTCGTTTATCGGCTCGGCACCTACATTCCGCTGCCCGGCATCGATCCCAACATCTGGGAGCAGGTGTTCCGTTCGCAGGCGGGCGGCATCCTCGGCATGTTCAACATGTTCGCCGGCGGCGGCATCCACCGCATGGCGATCTTCGCGTTGAACATCATGCCGTATATCTCGGCCTCGATCATCATCCAGCTCCTCACCACCGTCTCGCCGCAGCTCGAGGCGCTGAAGAAGGAAGGCGAGGCGGGCCGCAAGACGCTGAACCAGTACACCCGCTACCTCACGGTCATCCTGGCCGCCTTCCAGTCCTACGGCATTGCGGTCGGCCTCGAAGGCGCCGGCAACGTCGTCAGCGATCCGGGCCTGTTCTTCCGTCTCTCGACCGCCATCACGCTCACCGGCGGCACCATGTTCCTGATGTGGCTGGGCGAGCAGGTGACCTCGCGCGGCATCGGCAACGGTATCTCGCTGATCATTCTCTCCGGCATCGTCGCCGAGCTGCCCTCGGCGCTCGCCAACATGCTCGAGCTTGGCCGTCAGGGCGCGATGTCGACCGGCCTGATCCTGATCGTCATCATCATGGCGGTCGCGGTGATCGCCTTCATCGTGTTCATGGAGCGCGCGCAACGCCGCCTCCTGATCCAGTATCCGAAGCGCCAGGTTGGCAACAAGATGTTCGAGGGACAGTCCTCGCATCTGCCGCTCAAGCTCAACACCTCGGGCGTCATCCCGCCGATCTTCGCATCTTCGCTGCTCCTGTTGCCGACGACGGTCGCGAACTTCAACGCGGGCAAGGGGCCGGAATGGTTCCAGTGGCTCACGACGCAGCTCGGCCACGGCCGGCCGCTGTTCCTGATCATGTATCTGGCACTGATCGTGTTCTTCGCGTTCTTCTATACCGCGATCGTGTTCAACCCGACCGAGACCGCGGACAATTTGAAGAAGCACGGCGGCTTCATCCCGGGCATCCGTCCCGGCGAGCGCACCGCCGAATACATCGACTATGTGCTGTCGCGCATCACCGTGATCGGCGCGATTTACCTCGCGATTGTCTGCTTGATCCCGGAAATCCTGATTTCCTACGCCTCGGTGCCCTTCTACTTTGGTGGCACGTCGCTGTTGATCGTGGTCAGTGTCACCATGGACACGGTGGCGCAGGTTCAGGGTTATCTGCTCGCCCACCAGTATGAAGGGCTGATCAGGAAGTCGAAGCTGAGGGGCCGCCGTAGATGA